Part of the Chlamydiales bacterium genome is shown below.
CCCTGCAGTTGATGACGGGGCAGCTAAGCGCTTGGAAGTCGATTGTATTAAAACAGGTGTGAGCTGTTGCAATGATAATACAATTAGCTTGTTTTATTGATGAGTCAAGATCGAGTGCGCTGCGCAGAAGGGTTTCTTGAACGGTAACGGAGGGTATGAAGGGATCATAATATTCCACAAGTGCCCCTTGTTCAAGAAGAAGGCGTGCTATTTCAAGGGGAGGGGATTCTCGATAATCACTTACATCCCTTTTGTAGGCCATACCAAGGATTAAAATTCGACTTTTTGCAAGTGATTTTCCCAGTTCTTTTAATTTACGCTCAGCTTTGGAAACCCAGTAAGAAGGCATTTGAGAGTTAATCTTATGAGCAAGAGAGATAAATTCTGTATCACAATTAAATTGATGAATCTTCCAAGATAAATATAGGGGGTCAATAGGGATGCAGTGGCCACCAACACCTGGTCCTGGATCAAACTTCATGAAGCCGAAGGGTTTTGTGCTTGCTGCATTGATGAGCTCCCAAATGTCTAACCCGAGCAGATCGCAGTGTTTCATCATTTCATTGATGAAGGCTATATTGACAGCACGAAATGAGTTTTCTAAGATTTTAGTCATTTCAGCCGCTTCTACACTAGAGACACAAATGACTGTTTTGAAAGCAGCAGAATAGAGGGTTTTTCCTAGTTCTAAGCACTTTGGAGTTATACCGCCGATTATTTTTGGTGTATTAAATGAAGTCCAATCGTGTCTGCCTGGATCAATTCTTTCAGGAGAAAAGCAAATCCAAATATCACGATCTATATTTAGATTCTTTTTCGAAAAAATAGGGACAACGATCTCTCTTGTAGTTCCTGGGTAGACAGTGCTTTCTAAAACAATCAGCATATCATTATGAGCAAAGGTTGCAATTTGTTCTGCTGCACTAGTGATGTAGGATAGATCAGGTTCTTTTTTGTCATCTAGAGGCGTTGGAACACAGATGATGACAACATCACAATCTTTGATCTTTGCAAACGTAGATGCAGCGCTTAGGTAGCCTTTAGCTTCTAGGTTTTGAAGAGAGCTGGAAGTAACATCTTCTGAATTTGAAATGCCATCATTAATAGCTTTTACTTTATTTGTATCATTATCGAGGCCAACAACATGAAAGCCGGCATTTGCAAATGTGACTGCAAGGGTTAATCCTACATGGCCAAGTCCTACAACACAGATGCGTGCGGACTTGTCCATAATACGATCTTTTAAAGTGTTCATATTTTTTTACTAATAAAGTCTTCAAGTTTGATAAGATCTTTACTGAAGTTACGAATACCCTCCGAAAGCTTTTCAACGGCCATTTGGTTGTTGTTAAAAAGGTAGTGGAATTTGCCCTCATCAAATGTGATGCGCTCAATTTTTGCATTTTTTGCCTTTTCTGGATCGAGCTT
Proteins encoded:
- a CDS encoding nucleotide sugar dehydrogenase, which encodes MDKSARICVVGLGHVGLTLAVTFANAGFHVVGLDNDTNKVKAINDGISNSEDVTSSSLQNLEAKGYLSAASTFAKIKDCDVVIICVPTPLDDKKEPDLSYITSAAEQIATFAHNDMLIVLESTVYPGTTREIVVPIFSKKNLNIDRDIWICFSPERIDPGRHDWTSFNTPKIIGGITPKCLELGKTLYSAAFKTVICVSSVEAAEMTKILENSFRAVNIAFINEMMKHCDLLGLDIWELINAASTKPFGFMKFDPGPGVGGHCIPIDPLYLSWKIHQFNCDTEFISLAHKINSQMPSYWVSKAERKLKELGKSLAKSRILILGMAYKRDVSDYRESPPLEIARLLLEQGALVEYYDPFIPSVTVQETLLRSALDLDSSIKQANCIIIATAHTCFNTIDFQALSCPVINCRGPQITHK